The uncultured Trichococcus sp. DNA window TGTTGTATCATAAAGGGGAGCAACCGATCCAAAACATCGGAAAGAAAGTCTTGCTTGCCAGTAGCAGTTTGACGTACGTTGTCGATAAATTAGAGAGCAAAGGGCTGGTGCAACGCATCCCATGTGCAACTGACCGCCGTGTTATTTTTACAGCCATTACCGAAGAAGGACGCAAATTGATGGACCGCATTTTCCCGTTGCATGCTGCGTATATCGCAGAGATTTTTTCCGTCCTTTCAGATAAAGAAGTAGAAACGTTCATCGACTTGGCCAAAAGAGTTGGGGTCCACGCCGAAAACTTGGAGCATTGACCACAATCCAGCGTCAAAACATCAGGGACTGCCACAGCATTAAGCTGGGAAGTCCCTTTTTGCGCATTTTTATGCACGAACCATCACTTTTTCCGAATGCAATCCTTATACATATGGTAAAATAGGCAGTATCAGACTCAAAAAGGAAAGATGAAAGTGAAAAATAAGAAAATCACCAAAACAAATGCGATGCGCATGCTCGATAAACAGAAGCGTGCTTATACAGTCCACGAATACACTTGGTCGGAGGACCACCTTGATGCGCTGTCCGTCCTCGAGAAAATGAGCCGTGATGCCGGTGCGGTCTACAAAACCATCGTTGCGGTAGGCGATAAGACCGGTGTTGTCGTCGGGGTCATCCCGGCGCAGAACGAACTGGACCTGAAGGCTTTTGCGAAAGTCAGCGGCAATAAAAGGATCGAAATGTTGCCTTTGAAGGATCTGGAAGCGACAACCGGCTATATCCGGGGCGGCTGTTCGCCGATTGGGATGAAAAAGGCTTTCCCTACCTATTTGTCGCATCATATCCTTGATGAAAAAAGCGTGCTCGTATCCGGAGGTAAACGCGGAACGCAGATCGAAATCAGTCCAGCTGATCTGATTGCCGTCACGCATGCTAAAGTTGAAGAGATTACACAAGAGAAAGATGAATGAAGCACGTTCCTCTTTGTCAACGGAAAAGGAGAACGTATCATGAAGAAATTGCATATCTACCATATCAATGATCTGCATTCGCATTTCGACAATTGGCCGAAGATCCGGCGTTTTTTGCTGGAGAAAAAGGCTTTCCATGAAAAGAACGGCGAAGAAGTCTTGCTTTTCGACATCGGCGACGCCTGCGATCGGGTGCATCCTTTGACGGAAGCCACCAATGGTAAAGCGAACATCGAATTGCTGAACCAAATTCCCTTCGATGCGGTGACAATCGGTAATAATGAAGGGATCGGCAACGACAAACGGCAGTTGGACGAACTTTATGATGATGCCGAATTTCCGGTTGTACTGGCAAATCTTTACGATCCGGAAACGGATGCTCTGCCGATTTGGGCGCAACCTTACCTGATCAGGACTTTGTCGAGCGGTCTGAAGGTCGGCATCATTGGGCTGACGGCGCCACTCTACCTTAGTTATGTTCCGAACGGTTGGGACCCTAAGGAATCGGATGAAGTCCTGCCGAAAATTTTATTGAAAGTCGCACCATCCGTCGATTTGATCATCCTTTTGTCGCACGTCGGCATCATCGAGGACATCCATATCGGCGAAATGTACCGTTCCATTCCAATCATCATCGGAGCACATACGCACCATGTACTCCCGGAAGGAAAGCATGTGGACGACTCTTTGTTGCTGGGAGCGGGCAAGTTCGGGAAATACATCGGCCATGTCACGGTCAGCTATGATTCCGACAGAATTTTGGACCGCAAAGCCGAATTGATCGAAGCAGCGGGTCTGCCGGAAAAACCTGGCGATGCGGCGGAAGTCGTGGAGCTGCAGGAGCGCGGAGAAGCGCTGTTGGAGGCGATCCCGATCGCTGATAATCCGGTCAGGCTGAGAGCGGATGAAGGCCACATCAACGACTTGTTGTTGCTGGGATTGGATGCCGTGACCGAATATGCCGATACGCCATTCGGCATTCTGAACTCCGGCTTGTTTCTGGCGGATCTGCCGGAAGGGATCATCACAAAAAATCATCTGCATCAAATCTTGCCGCATCCGATGCGTTTACTGGAATGTACGCTGAATGGTCGGGATTTCAAAGCCATGATTGATGAAATGGAATCGCAGCGCGAAGAACTGATGGTGAAGGAAATAACCGGCATGGGTTTCCGTGGAAGGATTTTTGGGGAGCTCTGTTATCGAGGCTTCAAGGTCGATCCAGAAACCAGGCGCGTGACCGTAGCCGGAAGGGAACTTTCCGATGAGGAGGACATCACCTTTGTGACGGTGGACCACTTCCGCTACATCACTTATTTCCCGACAATCGAAAACGAAGGCCGCAGCCGTCTACTGTTCCCGTATTTCCTTAGGGATGTGGTCGGTCTGCATTTGGAAGATAAATTTCCTATTACAAGAGAAAAGTGAGGTGCTATCGTGGATAAAAAAGGATTAGTGGATGACACAGTGAAGACACAAGTGGATTCCTTGCTTGAAAACCTATCGGAAGAAAGTGAACCGGAAACAAGCGAGCGCAATGAGGACGAAGCAATCGTCAAGTTGTTGGACGATAAACGCCTTCTGGTGGGAACGCAAGAATACGAATTGAGCATCAATCACAGGGAAGGCTTTGATGCTGAAGCTTTGGCCGGAAGATATACGTCCATTCTGAACAAGTATGACTATATCGTTGGAGACTGGGGCTACGAGCAATTGCGCCTGAAAGGCTTTTACAGGAACAACAACAGCAAGGTTTCCCAAGATAAGAAAATCAGTTTCCTGGAGGATTATCTCTATGAGTACTGCAATTTTGGCTGTGCCTATT harbors:
- a CDS encoding MarR family transcriptional regulator, giving the protein MSATDRDTLKALTVLFKSSQHVQDKLKKDMMKQGLNFSEFAVMELLYHKGEQPIQNIGKKVLLASSSLTYVVDKLESKGLVQRIPCATDRRVIFTAITEEGRKLMDRIFPLHAAYIAEIFSVLSDKEVETFIDLAKRVGVHAENLEH
- the ybaK gene encoding Cys-tRNA(Pro) deacylase gives rise to the protein MKNKKITKTNAMRMLDKQKRAYTVHEYTWSEDHLDALSVLEKMSRDAGAVYKTIVAVGDKTGVVVGVIPAQNELDLKAFAKVSGNKRIEMLPLKDLEATTGYIRGGCSPIGMKKAFPTYLSHHILDEKSVLVSGGKRGTQIEISPADLIAVTHAKVEEITQEKDE
- a CDS encoding metallophosphoesterase codes for the protein MKKLHIYHINDLHSHFDNWPKIRRFLLEKKAFHEKNGEEVLLFDIGDACDRVHPLTEATNGKANIELLNQIPFDAVTIGNNEGIGNDKRQLDELYDDAEFPVVLANLYDPETDALPIWAQPYLIRTLSSGLKVGIIGLTAPLYLSYVPNGWDPKESDEVLPKILLKVAPSVDLIILLSHVGIIEDIHIGEMYRSIPIIIGAHTHHVLPEGKHVDDSLLLGAGKFGKYIGHVTVSYDSDRILDRKAELIEAAGLPEKPGDAAEVVELQERGEALLEAIPIADNPVRLRADEGHINDLLLLGLDAVTEYADTPFGILNSGLFLADLPEGIITKNHLHQILPHPMRLLECTLNGRDFKAMIDEMESQREELMVKEITGMGFRGRIFGELCYRGFKVDPETRRVTVAGRELSDEEDITFVTVDHFRYITYFPTIENEGRSRLLFPYFLRDVVGLHLEDKFPITREK
- a CDS encoding YutD family protein, which gives rise to MDKKGLVDDTVKTQVDSLLENLSEESEPETSERNEDEAIVKLLDDKRLLVGTQEYELSINHREGFDAEALAGRYTSILNKYDYIVGDWGYEQLRLKGFYRNNNSKVSQDKKISFLEDYLYEYCNFGCAYFVIEKTHSEKEKITKTKRNRKRKNREANRGEQPVEQTVQTAAQKTPTTTTKNKETKHVERPRSQSRKKEFVIKDVNAKDAQPKDMAKTTTTRPAKGEKKSFQIKKIEQ